In the genome of Terribacillus sp. FSL K6-0262, one region contains:
- a CDS encoding LamG-like jellyroll fold domain-containing protein: protein MKANKRLLVTSMLSAVLLIPAWPGADTAAKEKGSQGKTPVFENVSVHDPSFIEADDLYYVFGSHLAAAKTNDLMKWELVDSGVRDGNKLIPNVTEELKETLEWAQTDTLWAADVIQLADGKFYMYYNACKGDSPRSAMGVAVADDIEGPYKDTGIILKSGMWDEPSEDGTIYDATKHPNVVDPDVFYDEDGKLWMVYGSYSGGIFIMEMDEKTGKPLPGQGYGKKLMGGNHSRIEGPAMMYSPETDYYYMFLSFGGLDAVGGYNIRVVRSKTPDGPFYDAEGNDMIDVKADPNLPLFDDKSIEPYGVKLLGNHLFEKKVGDPGEEPGIGYVSPGHNTAFYEEETKNHYLIFHSRFPERGEEHEVRVHQMHMNDKGWPVVAPSRNTNEKEAKIKRKDMAGDYQYVNHGKDISADVKTSEQITLKESGKVEGAVEGKWKHGKDNEITLTIDGEEYNGFFLKQWDEAAQEYDTTFTALSDKGVAIWGNRMEDMKDKEVVAAVKKDLTISKSDDLYQNIELPTEGTHESTIKWTSSNPKVVEADGTIHRPEAGNGDGKATLTASIQAGKKKDTKMFQVTVKQQASEPEIARYSFGNPGSKEAADSSGSNLPAQLKGAAIQTDDGKLALDGKDAYVELSPLIADAEDFTFSAWINWQGGSAWQRIFDIGESNGKNMFLTPSDGSGKLRFTIHDGANQNITADEALATGKWVHLAVTLEGDTGKLYVNGELAGTNENITANPADILGNTNYLGRSRYDADPFFGGQMDDVWVYREALSESEIKELAH, encoded by the coding sequence ATGAAAGCTAACAAACGATTACTTGTTACGTCCATGCTGTCTGCAGTCTTACTGATACCTGCTTGGCCAGGTGCAGATACGGCGGCAAAGGAAAAAGGGAGTCAGGGTAAGACACCTGTTTTTGAAAATGTCTCCGTGCACGATCCGTCTTTCATCGAAGCAGATGACCTATACTATGTCTTCGGTTCCCATTTAGCTGCAGCGAAAACAAACGACCTCATGAAATGGGAATTGGTGGACTCCGGTGTCCGTGATGGCAATAAGCTCATACCTAATGTCACGGAAGAACTCAAGGAGACGTTGGAATGGGCCCAGACGGATACACTTTGGGCAGCTGATGTGATTCAGCTGGCTGATGGGAAGTTTTATATGTATTACAATGCGTGCAAGGGGGATTCGCCGCGGTCTGCGATGGGTGTGGCAGTGGCGGACGATATTGAGGGACCTTATAAGGATACCGGGATCATCCTGAAGTCGGGTATGTGGGATGAGCCGAGTGAGGATGGCACGATTTATGATGCGACAAAGCATCCGAATGTGGTGGATCCGGATGTGTTCTATGATGAGGATGGTAAGCTGTGGATGGTATATGGCTCATACTCTGGCGGTATTTTCATTATGGAGATGGATGAAAAGACAGGCAAGCCGCTTCCAGGCCAGGGGTATGGGAAGAAGCTGATGGGCGGCAACCACAGCCGGATTGAAGGACCGGCGATGATGTACAGTCCGGAAACGGATTATTATTATATGTTCCTCTCCTTTGGCGGGCTGGATGCTGTGGGAGGCTACAATATCCGAGTTGTGCGTTCCAAGACACCGGATGGACCGTTTTATGACGCAGAAGGAAATGACATGATCGACGTGAAGGCGGATCCGAATCTGCCGCTGTTTGATGACAAGTCGATCGAGCCTTATGGGGTGAAGCTGCTTGGGAATCATTTGTTTGAAAAGAAAGTCGGTGATCCCGGGGAGGAACCAGGTATTGGCTATGTGTCACCAGGACATAATACCGCTTTTTATGAGGAGGAGACAAAGAACCATTACCTAATCTTCCATTCTCGTTTCCCTGAGCGCGGTGAGGAGCATGAGGTGCGGGTCCATCAGATGCATATGAACGATAAAGGCTGGCCAGTCGTAGCTCCATCTCGTAATACGAATGAAAAAGAAGCGAAGATCAAACGAAAGGACATGGCTGGTGACTATCAATATGTGAACCACGGAAAAGATATTTCTGCTGATGTGAAAACTTCTGAACAAATTACCCTGAAAGAGAGCGGAAAAGTCGAAGGTGCTGTAGAAGGAAAGTGGAAGCACGGAAAAGATAATGAAATCACTCTGACAATTGATGGCGAGGAGTATAATGGATTCTTCTTGAAACAGTGGGATGAAGCAGCACAAGAATATGATACGACGTTCACCGCTTTATCCGACAAAGGTGTCGCGATCTGGGGTAATCGAATGGAGGATATGAAAGATAAAGAAGTTGTTGCAGCAGTGAAAAAGGATCTTACTATCTCGAAAAGTGATGATCTATATCAAAATATAGAGCTGCCAACAGAAGGTACCCATGAATCCACAATTAAATGGACTTCCTCCAATCCAAAAGTGGTTGAGGCTGATGGCACGATACACCGGCCAGAAGCAGGAAACGGAGATGGCAAAGCTACGCTGACTGCAAGTATTCAAGCAGGAAAAAAGAAAGATACGAAAATGTTTCAAGTGACCGTGAAGCAGCAAGCTTCCGAGCCGGAAATTGCGCGCTATAGCTTCGGCAATCCAGGCAGCAAGGAAGCAGCGGATTCTTCCGGCAGCAATCTGCCAGCGCAGCTGAAAGGCGCTGCCATCCAAACAGATGATGGCAAGCTGGCATTGGATGGCAAGGATGCTTATGTGGAACTTTCCCCGCTGATTGCCGATGCGGAGGACTTCACCTTCTCAGCCTGGATCAATTGGCAAGGCGGATCGGCCTGGCAGCGAATCTTCGACATAGGTGAAAGCAACGGCAAAAATATGTTCCTTACCCCATCGGACGGCAGCGGCAAGCTACGGTTTACCATTCATGATGGAGCGAATCAGAATATTACTGCTGATGAGGCATTAGCTACAGGGAAATGGGTGCATCTTGCAGTGACGCTTGAAGGAGATACCGGAAAGCTGTACGTGAATGGAGAGCTTGCAGGGACAAACGAGAATATTACTGCTAACCCAGCCGATATTCTTGGAAACACAAACTATCTCGGACGAAGCAGATACGATGCAGACCCATTCTTTGGCGGGCAGATGGACGATGTGTGGGTGTATCGGGAAGCTTTGAGTGAATCAGAGATTAAGGAATTGGCTCATTGA
- a CDS encoding ABC transporter permease, with the protein MKNVLWVQFSKDKRNPLLILLLIAGSIVATLLFGGGIQSRTTVAIFSEEANAAEIEKKWEALLNTDDSYEFEVVESEEAREDIKKGNIDVAVKVMENDYRLLISNRMPSVSFVEQHVDKVFRQEAQISAMESQEGRDIRDEMEEYLADPPLQMEAQGLDNEQIPTYNIRTQLLFAFTFLISMFILGFKVNNVTQDKVTGIWDRMILSPMKKTSMYSGYLLYSFLITMLQIIVVLIVFKYVLRYDVGDSLWLLFLIAACFAFGMISIAMLITGFVRTPEQFYAIYPSVIPLIPLVSGVYMMPGTITNPVLLFIADLFPLVHAMEAIMAVVFYGAGLQDVVMSLLYMLLIGVVAMGVGINLVERRSS; encoded by the coding sequence ATGAAAAACGTATTATGGGTGCAATTTTCAAAGGATAAACGAAATCCGCTGCTCATTCTATTATTGATTGCAGGAAGTATTGTCGCCACCCTTTTATTTGGCGGCGGAATCCAGTCTCGGACCACGGTTGCCATTTTCAGTGAAGAAGCAAATGCTGCAGAGATCGAGAAAAAGTGGGAAGCGTTGTTAAACACGGATGACTCCTACGAATTTGAAGTAGTGGAATCGGAAGAAGCACGTGAAGACATCAAGAAGGGGAATATCGATGTGGCAGTGAAGGTCATGGAGAATGATTACAGACTGTTGATCTCCAATAGAATGCCGAGTGTTTCCTTTGTTGAACAGCATGTTGATAAAGTATTCCGGCAAGAAGCACAGATCAGTGCAATGGAGTCACAAGAAGGAAGGGATATACGGGATGAAATGGAGGAATATTTGGCCGATCCGCCACTTCAGATGGAAGCGCAGGGGTTGGATAACGAACAGATTCCTACGTACAACATCCGTACGCAGCTGCTGTTTGCCTTTACTTTCTTGATCTCCATGTTCATCCTTGGGTTCAAGGTCAACAATGTGACACAGGATAAGGTTACTGGTATTTGGGATCGGATGATCTTATCACCAATGAAGAAAACGAGTATGTACAGCGGGTATTTGTTATACAGCTTTTTGATTACGATGCTTCAAATAATTGTCGTGCTGATCGTATTTAAATATGTCTTGCGTTACGATGTCGGAGATAGCCTATGGCTGCTCTTCCTCATTGCTGCGTGCTTTGCATTCGGTATGATAAGCATTGCCATGCTGATTACCGGTTTTGTCAGGACGCCGGAGCAATTTTATGCCATCTATCCGTCCGTCATCCCGCTGATTCCGCTTGTCAGCGGTGTCTATATGATGCCGGGAACGATCACGAATCCAGTGTTATTGTTCATAGCGGATTTATTCCCATTGGTGCATGCAATGGAAGCCATCATGGCGGTAGTTTTTTATGGTGCTGGTCTGCAGGATGTCGTAATGTCTCTGTTATATATGCTGCTGATTGGTGTAGTGGCGATGGGAGTAGGGATTAATCTTGTGGAGCGCAGGAGCAGTTAG
- a CDS encoding ABC transporter permease, whose translation MMRSFIKKDLLIFLRDWKELLTVLLLPIVLVVVLNFAFSGLFDSDDEVSMDLQLGVVNQDNETEAMEQLKERLVGDAAFEEQEANAAVDAAGEIQPVQLLSDYLQSEDVKEWVTVHHLEEKEAAEKVKEGDLDAMLIIPQGITADSMYASFTGESPTKSLIYKMEEETTASSAMQQLIQGFIDQWNNQLAIQDITGGAGIEAVLPAGGFEDIGTEYDFTMTQYFTIAIGALFALFVVATVAMKTGVEIRNRVFNRILLTNSHPIRFLIGKMVSTICLVLLQIIFVLIVSHFILGVFPDRAMSFWVGIIVMIVLLALVLSGLAAIYTAILLRVASVDAANGVFMLITLLCGTLGGGFVPIYLLPEWLQHIGEWTPNGLFLTMLTEWIQFEDLSSIIQPSVFMIGFFVLFTFIGLALFPKRGKAQ comes from the coding sequence ATGATGCGGAGTTTTATAAAGAAGGATTTGCTGATATTTTTACGGGACTGGAAAGAGCTGCTTACGGTCCTGCTGCTTCCTATTGTTTTGGTCGTGGTGCTGAACTTTGCTTTTTCTGGGTTATTTGATAGTGATGATGAGGTGTCAATGGATTTACAGCTGGGCGTGGTCAATCAGGATAATGAGACGGAAGCAATGGAGCAGCTGAAGGAAAGATTGGTTGGTGATGCTGCCTTTGAAGAGCAGGAGGCAAATGCGGCCGTGGATGCTGCAGGCGAGATACAGCCTGTTCAACTGCTATCGGATTATCTGCAAAGTGAAGATGTAAAGGAATGGGTGACGGTTCATCATCTGGAGGAAAAGGAAGCAGCCGAGAAGGTCAAAGAGGGCGACTTGGATGCAATGCTGATCATACCCCAGGGGATTACCGCAGATAGCATGTATGCAAGCTTCACAGGAGAATCCCCGACAAAATCACTGATTTATAAAATGGAAGAAGAGACGACAGCCAGCAGTGCGATGCAGCAGCTTATCCAAGGATTCATCGATCAATGGAATAATCAATTGGCGATACAGGACATAACAGGGGGCGCAGGAATAGAGGCTGTGCTTCCTGCAGGCGGCTTCGAGGATATTGGCACAGAGTATGACTTCACGATGACACAGTACTTTACGATAGCGATAGGAGCACTATTTGCCTTATTCGTCGTAGCGACGGTAGCAATGAAAACAGGAGTGGAAATCAGGAATCGCGTATTCAATCGGATTTTACTGACGAATAGCCATCCAATACGGTTTCTGATCGGCAAAATGGTATCCACGATTTGTCTGGTTTTGCTGCAGATTATATTTGTATTGATTGTCTCCCACTTTATCCTTGGTGTATTTCCGGATCGTGCGATGTCCTTTTGGGTCGGCATCATCGTGATGATTGTCTTGCTTGCTTTGGTGCTATCCGGCTTAGCGGCTATTTATACGGCGATTTTATTGCGTGTGGCCAGTGTTGATGCTGCAAATGGCGTCTTTATGTTGATTACGCTGCTCTGCGGTACGCTTGGAGGAGGATTTGTTCCCATCTATTTGCTGCCGGAATGGCTGCAGCATATTGGAGAATGGACCCCGAACGGTTTATTCCTGACCATGCTGACAGAGTGGATCCAATTTGAGGATCTGTCCTCCATCATCCAGCCAAGCGTGTTTATGATCGGCTTTTTCGTCTTATTCACTTTCATTGGCTTGGCTTTGTTTCCGAAAAGGGGGAAAGCGCAATGA
- a CDS encoding ABC transporter ATP-binding protein gives MLETINLSKSFKGKKVVQDLNLYLADGESVGLLGPNGAGKSTTISMISTLVKPTSGRITLNGVNAIDKPGEIRSVSGVVPQELALYQELSAYENLKFFGSIYKLRGKELAKAIQQALEFVGLEDRKKDLVKTYSGGMKRRLNIAAALLHRPQILILDEPTVGIDPQSRNHILEAVRALNQQDGTTILYTSHYMEEVEQLCDRLYIMDHGKIIAAGTKEELLSILSTEDKIKVELNKLDEAFAGQVKTIEGVQKIEVSELQLKIIAAKGSGLISKLVHLAEQHHIQLINFHTETPSLEDVFLHLTGRTLRD, from the coding sequence ATGCTTGAAACCATCAACTTAAGCAAGTCCTTCAAGGGGAAGAAGGTCGTTCAGGATCTGAACTTATATTTGGCTGATGGGGAGTCAGTTGGATTGCTTGGTCCGAATGGAGCCGGAAAGTCCACGACGATTTCCATGATCTCCACTTTGGTCAAACCGACAAGCGGCAGGATAACGCTGAACGGTGTGAACGCGATTGATAAACCAGGTGAAATCAGAAGTGTATCAGGGGTGGTACCACAGGAATTGGCGCTGTATCAGGAGCTCTCCGCTTATGAGAACCTGAAGTTTTTTGGCTCGATCTATAAATTGAGAGGCAAGGAATTAGCGAAGGCTATCCAGCAGGCTTTGGAGTTCGTCGGCTTGGAAGATCGCAAAAAAGATTTGGTCAAGACCTACTCCGGCGGGATGAAACGCAGGCTTAATATAGCAGCGGCGTTATTGCACCGGCCGCAGATCCTGATCCTGGATGAACCGACAGTCGGCATCGATCCGCAATCGAGGAATCATATCCTGGAAGCCGTTCGCGCCCTGAACCAGCAAGATGGAACGACCATTCTCTATACGAGTCATTATATGGAGGAAGTGGAGCAGCTCTGCGATCGCTTATACATCATGGATCATGGCAAAATCATCGCGGCAGGAACAAAAGAGGAATTGCTCAGCATCCTGTCGACCGAGGATAAGATAAAAGTGGAGTTAAATAAGCTGGATGAAGCCTTTGCAGGGCAAGTAAAGACAATTGAAGGTGTTCAAAAGATTGAGGTGTCTGAATTGCAGCTGAAAATCATAGCGGCAAAGGGAAGCGGCTTGATCAGCAAACTCGTCCATCTTGCGGAACAGCATCACATCCAATTGATTAATTTCCATACGGAAACGCCTAGCTTGGAAGATGTATTCCTTCATTTAACCGGACGTACGCTGAGAGATTGA
- a CDS encoding response regulator transcription factor, producing MIKILLAEDQVMVRQGLKAMIETDEEISVTGEADNGKEAVSLCEKQLFDVAILDIRMPVMDGIEAAKILRSRFPYIKILMLTTFDDNEYVLSALKLGVNGYMLKNGDTASLIRSIKSALSGGLSLEDQVASKVMPILLQNQEERQIDPTLTPRERAILKCIGEGLNNKEVAERLGLSVGTVKNQTSHILDKLELRNRTQLAIYAIRHRLV from the coding sequence ATGATTAAGATTTTGCTGGCAGAAGATCAAGTGATGGTGCGGCAGGGCTTAAAGGCGATGATTGAAACGGATGAAGAAATCAGCGTGACCGGGGAAGCGGATAATGGAAAAGAAGCCGTCAGCTTATGTGAAAAGCAGCTTTTCGATGTGGCCATTTTGGATATTCGGATGCCTGTGATGGATGGCATTGAAGCGGCGAAAATCCTCCGCTCCCGCTTCCCATATATTAAGATTCTCATGCTTACCACCTTTGATGACAATGAGTATGTATTGAGCGCCTTAAAGCTGGGAGTGAACGGTTATATGCTGAAAAACGGGGATACAGCATCGCTCATTCGTTCCATTAAAAGCGCCTTGAGCGGCGGTCTATCCTTGGAGGATCAGGTTGCTTCAAAGGTGATGCCGATCTTATTGCAAAACCAGGAAGAAAGACAAATTGACCCGACGCTGACCCCGAGGGAAAGGGCGATATTGAAGTGTATCGGTGAGGGATTGAATAATAAGGAAGTGGCCGAACGACTAGGCTTGTCGGTAGGGACGGTCAAGAATCAAACGAGTCATATTTTAGACAAATTGGAGCTAAGGAATCGGACGCAATTAGCCATATATGCGATTCGTCATCGCCTTGTATAG
- a CDS encoding histidine kinase — protein MKFSLSPSQLVWCALYYLLLVAALLYHQIIHKREKEARLSNEALLEEYRRMKRQLVIEEQQARQDERMLIGHEIHDSVGHKLTALLFQFEAFRLTAAEKDRETVGKLKELAEQSLEETRQAVRSFKQREVGGLQGVIRLIRKLEIESFMKINFSVRHGAFAAPLTGEQSFAIYRAVQEALTNIMKHSSTREAQVIFESPGGSIFRFEVINALTHDGCFQEGYGLKGMRERLEKVGGTLEIDHDKHRFLVRGTIRLADWGGSDD, from the coding sequence ATGAAATTCTCACTCTCTCCATCACAATTAGTGTGGTGCGCGCTCTATTACCTTTTACTAGTAGCTGCTTTACTTTATCATCAAATCATACATAAACGAGAAAAAGAAGCTCGACTGAGCAATGAAGCCTTGCTTGAAGAATACCGAAGAATGAAAAGGCAGCTTGTCATAGAGGAGCAGCAGGCAAGGCAGGATGAGCGCATGCTGATCGGCCATGAGATCCATGATTCGGTCGGGCACAAATTGACGGCGCTGCTGTTTCAGTTTGAGGCGTTCCGTTTGACGGCGGCTGAGAAGGATAGGGAGACGGTCGGGAAGCTGAAAGAGCTGGCGGAACAAAGCCTGGAGGAAACGCGGCAGGCGGTGCGGTCGTTCAAGCAGAGAGAAGTGGGCGGATTGCAGGGTGTGATTCGGCTGATACGGAAATTAGAGATAGAGAGTTTCATGAAGATCAATTTTTCGGTAAGGCATGGGGCGTTTGCGGCTCCTTTGACGGGGGAGCAGTCATTTGCGATTTATCGTGCTGTGCAGGAGGCATTGACGAATATTATGAAGCATAGTTCTACAAGAGAGGCGCAAGTGATATTCGAATCTCCTGGGGGCAGTATTTTTCGGTTTGAGGTGATCAATGCTTTAACGCATGATGGCTGCTTTCAGGAAGGTTATGGTTTGAAGGGGATGCGGGAACGCTTGGAAAAAGTAGGCGGAACGCTTGAGATCGATCATGATAAGCACCGATTTTTGGTGAGGGGCACGATAAGATTAGCAGACTGGGGCGGGTCGGATGATTAA
- a CDS encoding MerR family transcriptional regulator, translating into MKKMSEAYMSIDQASEFSGLPKPTIRYYEQIGLLPYAERKPNGHRIYSKEQLEGMIFLTRLKTTGMKLEEIKRYLDLSNEGPGTIQKRVSILEEQRKRIGNEIKELNEIQKIIDYKMEHYKETLLNPDLSNVNCNPDE; encoded by the coding sequence ATGAAAAAGATGTCCGAGGCTTATATGTCTATAGATCAGGCGTCTGAATTCTCCGGTCTGCCAAAACCTACGATTCGTTACTATGAGCAAATCGGTTTGCTTCCATACGCTGAACGTAAACCTAATGGCCACAGGATTTACAGTAAAGAACAGCTGGAGGGTATGATATTTTTGACAAGGCTGAAAACGACAGGAATGAAGTTGGAGGAAATAAAACGTTATCTTGATCTTTCTAATGAAGGACCAGGTACAATTCAAAAAAGAGTTTCCATTTTGGAAGAGCAAAGGAAAAGAATCGGGAATGAAATCAAGGAATTAAACGAAATTCAAAAAATCATTGATTATAAAATGGAGCATTATAAGGAGACCCTATTGAATCCTGATCTTAGTAATGTCAATTGTAACCCTGACGAGTAA